A section of the Bacteroidota bacterium genome encodes:
- a CDS encoding mechanosensitive ion channel family protein, with product MLQALQTFLGSYISDVRLQAVVIVVLSFILAKIVDVICGRAIRSLTGRTRSDVDDKVIDVLHKPIFRTVALLGVMLALSVLGSETDMVAVGRRVIITLIILIWLFAALRLARTLITATSENKQSRMVQKATVPLFDIAAKVIIFALGSYLILISWDINISGWLASAGIVGLGIGLAAQDTFANLFAGLSILADSPYKIGDFIVLDGTERGRVTRIGLRSTRVLTNDMIEITIPNSIIANSKIVNESGGPTVKQRLRIPIGVAYGVALDDVERALLAVAAGEEMLAMHPAPSVHFAGFGDSALDFELRCWITTPDKREQIVNRINRSLYEQLNASGIEIPFPKRDIYIKEMPNAS from the coding sequence ATGCTGCAAGCGCTCCAGACATTTCTTGGTTCGTATATCAGTGACGTACGGCTTCAGGCTGTGGTCATCGTGGTGCTGTCGTTTATTCTGGCTAAAATTGTGGATGTTATCTGCGGCCGGGCCATACGCTCGTTGACGGGTCGTACCCGGTCTGATGTGGACGACAAGGTAATTGATGTATTACACAAGCCTATTTTTCGCACGGTTGCCTTGCTTGGGGTAATGCTGGCCTTAAGCGTGCTTGGATCCGAGACGGATATGGTAGCCGTTGGCCGGCGTGTTATTATCACGTTGATCATTCTGATCTGGTTATTTGCTGCCCTGCGTCTTGCGCGGACGCTTATCACCGCAACCAGTGAAAACAAACAATCGCGGATGGTACAAAAAGCGACCGTCCCGCTGTTTGATATCGCGGCGAAGGTGATCATTTTTGCGCTTGGTAGTTACTTGATTCTTATTTCCTGGGATATCAATATCAGTGGGTGGTTGGCTTCTGCTGGTATTGTTGGCCTGGGTATTGGCCTTGCTGCACAGGATACCTTTGCCAATTTGTTTGCCGGCCTCTCTATCCTCGCTGATTCGCCTTACAAAATAGGAGACTTCATCGTACTTGATGGTACCGAACGGGGACGGGTTACCCGAATCGGGTTGCGTAGCACCCGGGTGTTGACCAACGACATGATAGAGATTACCATCCCCAATTCGATTATTGCCAATTCAAAAATTGTAAATGAAAGTGGCGGGCCAACGGTTAAGCAACGGCTCCGAATTCCGATTGGTGTGGCGTATGGCGTAGCACTTGATGATGTGGAGCGTGCGTTGCTGGCAGTTGCTGCAGGGGAGGAGATGTTGGCGATGCATCCGGCACCATCAGTACACTTTGCCGGCTTCGGCGATTCTGCGCTCGATTTTGAATTGCGTTGCTGGATCACGACACCGGACAAGCGAGAACAGATTGTTAACCGAATCAATCGCAGTTTGTATGAACAACTCAATGCATCTGGTATCGAAATACCGTTTCCGAAGCGAGACATTTACATCAAAGAGATGCCAAATGCTTCTTAA